The Aeoliella mucimassa genome includes the window TCAAGGCGAAGCTTCAGGAAACCGGGTGCGACATCATCGGCGAGTCGCAAGGGGGCGAGTTTATCCCCGGCACCCGAGATTATGCTCGCCTAACGCAGTTCAGCTTTCGCTATCGTCAGGGGACCGCCAAAGGGGTGCTGCGCGTGTACTTGCTGCCGAACAAACCGAACAAATCGCGGCTGTTGCTCTTGCTGGACGAGTACTAAGTTGCCAACAATTGCGGGAGTCCTTTTCGCTCTCTCTCTTGAAGATACCAGGCAATGAAACTGCTCGAAATGCAACCGGCGTTCCGGGTGAACGTCGCCGCGCCGCCCGACGAAGCGCTCCGCCGATTGCGACAAGCGATCCGATCGCCCGAGCTTGCTGGGCATGCCGAATCGGCGGGCCCCTGCCTGGATTTCAAAGTCGCTCGTAGCGAGCGGCGGATGTGGTCGCCGCATTTGTCGGTGCAGTTGTATCCCACCGACGAAGGGACCGAGCTGTACTGCCGATTCTCGCCGAGGCCCGAGATCTGGACCTGCGTGATGATGGCCTACTTCGCCGCGGTGTTTGTGATGTTCGTTGCGGCCATCTATGGCTACGTGCTCTACACACTCGACGTGCGGCCCTGGCCGTTGTTGCTCGTTCCGCTGGGCGCGATCGTGATGTTCAGTCTGCACGTGGTGAGCCTGGTTGGCCAGCGGCTGAGCAACGACCAGATGGAAGTGTTGCACGACCGCCTCGACAGGGCGGTGGAGCTAGCGTTTGCCGAAAAGCACACGTAGTTTCCGGTAGAGGTGTCTGCGATAGCTGTGCGGACCGCGTGGGAGTCCCCCGCTGTGGGATTGGCTCTCAGCCGATACACTGGACGAATGAACGACCAAGTTGACGACACCCCCGATTGCCCCCGCCCGCAACGCACCTGGCAGCCGCAGGCCTCGGCTGGCTGGACCGAGTGGATGGCCGACCAGCAAGTGAGCCTGGCGGTTACCACCTATCAGGTAGGCAAGTTGCTGCTGTTAGGGCTGAGTGGTAATCAGCAGCTGGCGATCGCCGAGCGGAGCTTCCGCCGGGCGATGGGCGTGTCGACCGATGGCCAATCGCTGTGGCTCGCCACCGCCTATCAGGTGTGGCGCATGGAGCATCAGTTCGACCAGCGGGCGAAAGCGGCCGGCTACGACCGGTTGTTCGTGCCGCGGGTTGGAACCACCACCGGCGATCTCGATCTGCACGACATCGCCATCGATGCGGACGGCCAACCGGTGTTCGTCGCCACGCTGTTCAACTGCCTGGCGACGCTGAGCATCACCGATAGTTTCCGGGAGCTCTGGCGGCCGCCGTTCATCGATACATTGACTGCCGAAGACCGTTGCCATCTCAACGGACTGGCGATGGTCGACGGGCGGCCGAAGTACGTAACGCTCTGTGCGGCGACCAACGTCACGAGGGCGTGGAAGTCGCATCGTATGTTCGGCGGGCAGCTCTGGGACACCGAGAGCAACGAGCCGCTTGTGACCGAGCTGTCGATGCCGCACTCGCCGCGCTGGCACGACGGACGCTTATGGCTGTGCAACTCGGGCACTGGGTACCTGGGCTACATCGACTTCGCCGCGGAGCGGTTCGAGCCGGTCGCGTTCGTGCCGGGCTACGCCCGCGGGTTGGCGTTCGTCGGCAACTACGCGGTGGTTGGCTTGTCGCGTCCGCGGCGCGAAAACAAGTTCGGCGGGCTAGCACTCGACGACGAAC containing:
- a CDS encoding TIGR03032 family protein produces the protein MNDQVDDTPDCPRPQRTWQPQASAGWTEWMADQQVSLAVTTYQVGKLLLLGLSGNQQLAIAERSFRRAMGVSTDGQSLWLATAYQVWRMEHQFDQRAKAAGYDRLFVPRVGTTTGDLDLHDIAIDADGQPVFVATLFNCLATLSITDSFRELWRPPFIDTLTAEDRCHLNGLAMVDGRPKYVTLCAATNVTRAWKSHRMFGGQLWDTESNEPLVTELSMPHSPRWHDGRLWLCNSGTGYLGYIDFAAERFEPVAFVPGYARGLAFVGNYAVVGLSRPRRENKFGGLALDDELANRNMTSYTGLAVVDLTTGDIAHTLELEGSIAELYDVGILHKVRRPTALGLALDALRYNVWAECEGTRRHWRRTPKGK